In the genome of Raphanus sativus cultivar WK10039 chromosome 9, ASM80110v3, whole genome shotgun sequence, the window aaaacttaAGTTAGAGATTTTAGAGTGCTTTAAATGTTTCTAGAGTATTTGAGGTGATTTCTTtagttataaaaacaaaaatacaaatcccactgttttagatgagatttcaaagtgttttaacaaaaatcacactaAATCCTCTAATTCTCCTacaatcatctaaaaactcattaaaaatcaaatcacttcaaatttcagattcaatacacccTCTTAGTATATTATAATCATTTACATTTACgctttaaatttgaattaaaaaaacattcagCTCATGAGATGAATCAAAAGTGCAGTTGAATATTATAACGGAAAACCTCTTGTATAATATAGACCCAATCCAGATcgataaattattttgtagcCCACATAAGCATTAGTAGGCCGCGTCGAGTATGGGAGAGCCCAATAAGAGAAATATCATCTAGggtttttcatttataaaacaaTCTCGTATTTAGGTCCTTCCGCCTCTTGCCTCCTCGTCACTCATATCTCACATAGCTAAACAATGGTAAAAACCCTAGCGTTgatctctcttgtgttcttacTATGCCATGGTTTCTTCTTGATTTTCTCATCAAATGACCTAACCTTCTTcatttcatttcttatatttctCTATTTCTACAGCAAGGCTTTTGCTCTGTTTTAGTGTTCAGTGATAGATCTTGGGATTGAATATGATAGACTAATCATTTAGGACGGTTTTTTTATTGTTAGGTGTTTGTGAAGCCATCCAAGTCGAATGCTTACTTCAAGAGGTACCAAGTCAAGTTCAGGAGAAGGAGAGGTATTATCGTCTTTTGTCATTTAGTTTGATATTGTCTCTGctttctctctgtctctgtccTGAaacttatttccttttttttttttttttctgcagcTGGAAAGACTGATTACAGAGCAAGAATCCGTCTCATCAACCAAGACAAGAACAAGTACAACACCCCCAAGTACCGTTTCGTtgtccgtttcaccaacaaagACATCGTCGCGCAAATCGTGTCCGCGAGCATAGCTGGTGACATTGTCAAGGCCTCTGCTTATGCTCATGAGCTTCCTCAATATGGGCTCACTGTTGGGCTCTCCAACTATGCTGCAGGTAtcgaatcaaaaaaaaatcatatgcttagttttctagttttattattacatggtttattaaaattattttatttttcaaaaactagCTTACTGTACTGGCCTTCTCTTGGCTCGCCGTGTGTTGAAGATGTTGGAAATGGATGAAGAGTATGAAGGCAACGTGGAGGTATGTTTTAatatctctctctacttttGTGTATTTTCATCTCTGGTTGAATCTCAAATACCCTAAATATTCATGATTAGGCCACTGGAGAAGACTTTTCCGTGGAACCCACCGAGTCAAGGAGACCTTTCCGTGCTCTTCTTGACGTCGGTCTTATCAGGACCACAACAGGAAACCGTGTCTTCGGTGCACTCAAGGTATGATAAAAACTGTTTTAAAAGTCCTTATAATAATATGTTTGTATAGTCTTTAATATGGCTTTTGGGTTGTTTTGTTTGTAGGGTGCATTGGACGGAGGTCTTGATATCCCTCACAGTGACAAGAGATTCGCCGGTttcaacaaagaaaacaaacagcTTGATGCTGAGATCCACAGGAACTACATCTACGGTGGCCATGTTTCGAATTATATGAAGATGTTGAATGAAGATGAGCCGGAAAAGTTTCAGACTCACTTCAGTCAGTACTTGAAGAAAGGAGTTGATGCCGAGAGCATGGAGGAGTTGTACAAGAAGGTTCATGCAGCCATCCGCGCTGATCCTAACCCAAAGAAGACTGAGAAACCTGCTCCCAAGGCACACAAGAggtaaaacattttattatttcttgttAAAAACATTGTTGTTGGATCGTTCTCTGTCTCAAATTGTGTGTTTTGATTGGTTAAACAGGTACAATTTGAAGAAGTTGACCTATGAAGAAAGGAAGAACAAGTTGATTGAGAGAGTTAAGGCATTCAATGGAGCAGCTGGTGGTGATGACGATGATGAGGaggatgaagaataaatcagTGCAACTCTTATTGTCTCATGATGTTGTCTCTTGTAGCTTTTTACTGTTTTGAGCTTAAAGCCTcttttattctattttcaaGACTAAAACACTCAGTTTTTGTTTTCACATTTGAATTGGGTTATCTGAGGATTTacttcttttttccttttaagaAGTTATCATCGTCTTATAATTCACAGAAATTTTGCAATTTGTTGGTAAAGTGCTTCACAACACACAGATGCAATAGTTGAAATCAATACTGAACCAGACGGTCAATTATTCCCCTAAATCACGACCATATATGATTTAACCAGGATACTTATCGCTGAGTTTGAAGAAACCAGTTTCAAACCAGCTGGGGAAAAGGTTACCAAGCCAGCCAAAATTAATGATCAGAGAGTTGAGGCGAAGTGAATCCAAAATGCAAGAAGTTTGGGTGGAACACCTTTCAAAATGTTTGCTTAATGACCGTGAAAAATTAGTGGACTGCAGAGTCTTGCAACTTGTTTCGACGGATAGAAAGCAAAAAAAGACAGAATGTTTTCTTCTTCAGAATGTATGTCATCAAACTACAGCTTATACACTTTTGGATGGTCTCAACTTGGAGATTACCTCAAACAACAGTGACTATATCTGCCAAGACATGTTTCTATCAGTGAggaagatatatttttgttcattCATCTACCCAACTTGCTGAAAAACTTATTTCATACATAGTTTAAAGGGGACTTCCTTAACATTCATAACTTTCAACTACGCACCAGCACCACCATTTTCAGTGAGTTTCATAGGAAAACACAGTTACATAAAGAACATCCATGTAACAACAACAAATCCAGTATGGAGAGAGTTAGAATCTTCAACACAAAACTTTCAAGTATACAGGCAATTTATTTATACAGTAAATAATGGTGGAATGATCCCATAGAATGGTATGGGTTATACAACTCTGGAGAAAAACCGGAAACAACTCCGGAAATGTCAGTCTTTGTCGGTCTCAGATGAGGCAGCCTTTCCAGAATACTTGTTGCGCCAAACCTGTTTATTCTTCTCGATAGTGTTATGGTTTTGAGAAAATTCAGTAAGCCCTTGTCTGAGTGCTCCAAGTGTAACCCCATCACCTACCAAGATGCTTGTCACTCCCATTTTAGAAACCTGTTTAAAACACCAAGAGAATTAAATCATATCAATCAAACGCGCATGTAAAGCTCGGACAAAAgtagtttgtttttattttattaactgaTTTAATGTTTCTGTCCTCATCATCGAAGAAGAGCATGTCAGTAAACGGCACCCCTGTCCTTGTGTGTATCTTTTGAAAATGCTCCGTCTTGTGAGTCCAACTCGAGAATATTTCC includes:
- the LOC108828306 gene encoding 60S ribosomal protein L5-1 yields the protein MVFVKPSKSNAYFKRYQVKFRRRRAGKTDYRARIRLINQDKNKYNTPKYRFVVRFTNKDIVAQIVSASIAGDIVKASAYAHELPQYGLTVGLSNYAAAYCTGLLLARRVLKMLEMDEEYEGNVEATGEDFSVEPTESRRPFRALLDVGLIRTTTGNRVFGALKGALDGGLDIPHSDKRFAGFNKENKQLDAEIHRNYIYGGHVSNYMKMLNEDEPEKFQTHFSQYLKKGVDAESMEELYKKVHAAIRADPNPKKTEKPAPKAHKRYNLKKLTYEERKNKLIERVKAFNGAAGGDDDDEEDEE
- the LOC130500268 gene encoding uncharacterized protein LOC130500268; this translates as MADEKVRDEAMQIIGMFQILPRLVVFDLDYTLWPFYCECRSKREMPSLYPQAKGIVSALKEKGIQMAIASRSPTSDIANTFIDKLNIKSMFVAKEIFSSWTHKTEHFQKIHTRTGVPFTDMLFFDDEDRNIKSVSKMGVTSILVGDGVTLGALRQGLTEFSQNHNTIEKNKQVWRNKYSGKAASSETDKD